The sequence below is a genomic window from Lycium ferocissimum isolate CSIRO_LF1 chromosome 9, AGI_CSIRO_Lferr_CH_V1, whole genome shotgun sequence.
ATATTATAGATGCCTTTTCGATTGACACGAGATCTTGAGACTGataaaagaaaatggagttctttttttttttgttttgatttgtgTTGTGTTAGTTTATAAATTATTCTACTTTTCATCTTCATGTTATTCGAATAGAaggaaattttagaaaaatccaGCTCTATTATCTAATGAAACAAATATACCAAAACACTTGAAACACGTGTTTACTAACGAGGTATCTAAGAGATTCATGTATTCAAGTTACGCTCATACACTGACATATATTCTTTAATTTATCCCTTTTAAAATATGCTAATAAAAAGCACAGTTCATTTAAAATAATTGATAATACACAACACACGCAATGTAAAAATTGATAATAGTATCAATTTATTATAAAATTATTGCTGTCGTTCTATACCGAATATATTTACAATAATATCAACTATTATAAAATTATCAATATCCTCTataccgcgcgaagcgcgggctATTTCACTAGTAATCTGAATAAAAATCGTCACAATTGCAGCCTGCACCTGCTAggtttggaaggaaaaggaaatGTGTCAAAATGGTGGTGACAGTGGGACCCACTTGTCCAAATGTCAAAAATTGAGAGGCCTCATATATACAGCTATAGCTGTGGCATGTTAGACACGTCACGTTTAAACAAGGGTAAATACATCATTATCCCTCAAgttgaaacttttttttcaaaaaaaaaaaaaaaaatacctatGACCCCGTTGAATAACTTCAGATTAGTATATTGATCCCCTTTTTGGGTCAATCCTAGCTATAAGAAAATGTGTGCAAATCACACACCAATTGTTACTTGTCAAAACTATTGAACTctactacaacaacaaaatcaaaaaacaaaaaagctaGAGAATAATGATTCATCAAGAATAGGCTCAAGGAGAAAGAGCTTGaaccaaaaaaggagaaagaagataAGGGAAAAAGAGAAGCAAGAAGATAAtggaaaaaatgaaagagaataAGGGAGGAGTTGGATCGAAGAAGatgaggggaaaaaattgaaaaggaaattaaaataaacaaattaaagaaaagcATAGCTATCGAAACAGATAttgaaaaaaaccaaaaaaaaaaaaaaaaaaaaaaaaaatttgcttaTATCACGCTTCATTGGAGAGTGAAGTATACTCTCGACGCCATGAGGCTTATAAGAGGAGGTACTCCCTGCGTCCATAAAAGATTATCCCACTTTCTTTATTAGTTTATCCTAAAAAAATTGACAccgttttatatttaaaaataatttaacttacgagatgatttacaactacacaaatatctaaggtttGTTTTGGACCatacatttcaaaagtttttttttattttttaaactccgtgtcaaattaaattagaataatctttttgggatggagggagtaataaatttACTTTGAACAAGAATAAGAGGGTATGAGGACCTTTTTAAAGTTGAAGtgtctttttgaaaaaagtgataTAGTTGGTGGGGGTATTTATGTATTATCTCGTTTAAACAAAGACTCGAATAAACTCACAAATCAGTCTTCCCATAGTACGGGAAAAAAATTCTTCCCATTGTTTAATactacggaaaaggctcaaatatgtcatccaactatcgaaaatggctcatttatgccactcatcaatagtttggctcatttatgccatcgaactataggaaatggctcatttatgccatcgaactataggaaatggctcatttatgccatcgaactatcggaaatggctcatttatgccactcgtcaatagtttgactcatttatgccatcgcccgttaatataaatgactcatccatgccatatttcattaaagctgattttacaataccatatatgacacgtgggctccaattagaggtctacgtcgtttaattaaaccagcccaattttaaataccaaattaataaaatatccgacccatacaccttacccacccacaaccataatctagttggaggccacatgtcatatatggtattgtaaaaccagctttaatgaaatatggcatggatgagtcatttttattAACGGGCGATGTCacaaatgagtcaaactattgatgagtggcataaatgagccatttcctatagttcgatggcataaatgagccaaactattgacgagtggcataaatgagccatttccgatagttggatggcatatttgagcctttccGTTAATACTATCAAGCAATGAAAGCAAATGAGTTAATTACAAGATCATAGTAGGAAGACCTTAGATAatccagaaaatcataagagaTGGATTCTACCTTGTACAAAGCTGCGACGAAAGGAATTATTGGAGATGGTGACTTTCTACATCTTCAGCtaaacaaggataaagaagCCGGGCCCCAACTCACTCCACAAGGCAACACCATTCTCCACATTGCAGCCCTCTATGGCCACTCGGAATTCGTCCAAAAAGTCCTTACGATAACCCCGCAATTATTACGCCACcagaacaagaaaaaagaaactgcACTTCACATAGCTGCTAATAAAGGGCACACTGAAGTGGTGCGCGTGCTACTAAATTGCGAAACAGATAGAGAGCACCTCATACGGATGAGAGATGGAGTTGGAGATACGGCTCTACATAAGGCTGTGAGAAAGCAGCACATAGATAATGTAAAGCTCCTGCTAAAACAAGATACGGACTTCCAATTCCAGGCAAACAATGCAGGCAAGACACCACTTTATCTGTCCGCGGAGTCTGGTTTTCATGATGCTTTGGTTGAAATCTTGGATTCCTGCAACACGCCAACTTATATGGGACCATCTCAACGAACGCCTTTGCATGCTGCGATAATTAATAGACATACCGGCACTATTTCTTATTCTTATTCACCATGTTAATACCCcttattataattaattttactCTAATAGTATATTTCTTTATACTTTATATTGGATATAAAGTTAGGAAAGGGGATGTATACATGTCCAAAATCTATCTAGTTGTATAGTTTATTTCACATTTGGACTAGAAgtggaaaaataagaaatatgaagGTAAAGAGCATTCGAGCGATTTCATATATAATTCTTGTTCTGCAACTAAGATGGTGGATGGTCGAATTAGTTCTTGCATCCTCTAATTTGACAATTGCAGATTGCATCAGAACATTATGGCAACGGAATAGATGTTTATGCGAAGAAGGTGACACATGGGGCTGGAATTCAGTGCACTATGCAGTTAAACTAGGCTTGAAAGAAGAAGTAGATTATATGCTGGCCTGGAAAAAATCCTTAGCCTACCTTCCAGCAGGCAGTGAAACTGACTGGACAACTACATTTCACATCGCAGCCAAGGAAGGTTATGTAGACATGATGAAAGTGTTGTTAAATCACTGCCCTGATTGCTGGGAAATGCTTGACAGCAGAGACCAGAATGCCCTTCATGTTTCCACATTGAGCAATCAAGTCGAGGTAACCAAATTCCTAGTATTAGTCCCTGAATTTTATAAACTTATTGATGAGTCAGATAATGATGGCAACACACCTCTCCATTTGCTTGATGCTTCTGGGAACTATGTCCCAGAATTAGAAAACCATCGCAAAGAAAGGATGACGACGTTCAGCAAAGAATTGTTACCAAATGAGGTAGGAACCACATGCGCTTGACTCTCGCTTTTATTCATGATAATCGTGTTTATTGCTTCATAACAAACTGAGGTGGAGGAAGGAGATTGCAGAACAATTTTTGTAATATATTTCTAGCTAAATCTATTTTAGTTACAGTTGGTTTATCCGCTACTTGATTTTTTCCTTGTGGTTATACTTTATGCATAAACTTCTCAATCTAGATAATAAGTATGTCCAATTAGTTTTGATGTGTAAGTATATCATAGATGAAACTAGATTTTActctatcaaaatatatatgttgCTAATGGTGCTAGTAATAACACAAGTCTTGTGACTCTTCTCTGATGTGAACCGTAGAACTTGAGATTATTTGTTCGAATATAGCAGCTACATTCCTAAGACTAAGAAACATAAAGTCATCCCACTTATTTCATATAAAAGAAAGGTCCCTCAATAAGCTTCAAAAATCTAGTTAATTTGATCCAAGTGCAATTAAGTACATAAATTTGTTTGAGTGTTGGTTTATACTCTGTCTGATAAAATCATttaatctttttaatttataattattacTATTTGAATATCATCTTTGACTTCTTTAATAGAATTGGAAGGAAACTAAAAATTATGTCTGAAGTGTGATTATGCCAATCAATAGTAGAATAAGAATGAATATTAGACAATTTTGAGATCTCTGGATACTTCAAACTGATCCCGTCAAGGTTTACCAGACAAGATAAAGTATCagttcaaaaatatttctaCTAAATTCATCTCAAAATGTCAAGACCCAAGGTACCCGAGACCTGTGACCAACAACCAGCGATGCCCTTGCCGACCAAACCAACCTTACCTGCAtctgaatcattcaatacatctGAGCTTCGAGGCTTGAACAATCCTTGACTATAGCTATTCCTTCATAGAACTGACGTTTCCTGAGATTAGTGTCCATTCATGATGTATATGGTTGTGGTGTACTGGTGTTGTACATTCAAAGGACACAAGTAATGAAGAATCTATTTCCTGCTAGATCATCTATCTTACACGTGGATTTTGTTATTACACGGTATCATAGTCCTCTGTTATGACCAATCTGCTAAACTAAATACACATACTATTCGCACTTCAAGTATATATAAACTCATATCAGGTGAAGAACTAACATTTTTCTTGGAATTGGTGACATCAAGATGGATTTGAAGGACCAACCAAAGCAAAAGGGTGATACAGTAATGAGAGACAAGGTAGAACAGGGGGAGGAGgggaaggagaaaaataaagggcGGATCGAAGAAACTCTAAGGGCCACCCAGATACATGTAATTGTGGCTACTTTAGTAGTTACAATCACTTTCACAGCTGGTTTCACGTTACCAGGAGGTTTTGAAAGCAATCTGGGCCCAAACGAAGGGATGGCAATTTTAATAAGAAAAGCAGCTTTCCAAGCATTTGTTGTTACGGATGCCATTGCCTTTGTATGCTCCGTCAGTGCTGTATTCAGCTACTTCGCTATGGCAGCAAATACTGCATTTTTCCGACGGGTGAATGCTGACGATTGTCTTTATATGCTCGCTACTACTTTGCAACTTTTCGGTATGGCAGCACTTGTAATTGCGTTTATAACTGGTATGTATACTACTTTAGCACATTCAGTTGCTCTTGCCATTGCTGTATGTGTCATCGGTTGCATCTCTTTCCTTGTCTACGGCGTCATGCTGTGTCTCTCTTTCGATTGGAGGGCTTTGCGCCCGTTATTTGAGTAGTGAAGTACTACGGATGAATGTAAACTAGTACTGTATAATATTATTGGGTCGCTACGGCCTGTTGCACTGGTGcttgttaaattaattaagcCTTTCAGTTAGCTCGCAACAAATAGtttccacaattttttttttaggtagGTT
It includes:
- the LOC132029837 gene encoding protein ACCELERATED CELL DEATH 6-like is translated as MKVKSIRAISYIILVLQLRWWMVELVLASSNLTIADCIRTLWQRNRCLCEEGDTWGWNSVHYAVKLGLKEEVDYMLAWKKSLAYLPAGSETDWTTTFHIAAKEGYVDMMKVLLNHCPDCWEMLDSRDQNALHVSTLSNQVEVTKFLVLVPEFYKLIDESDNDGNTPLHLLDASGNYVPELENHRKERMTTFSKELLPNEMDLKDQPKQKGDTVMRDKVEQGEEGKEKNKGRIEETLRATQIHVIVATLVVTITFTAGFTLPGGFESNLGPNEGMAILIRKAAFQAFVVTDAIAFVCSVSAVFSYFAMAANTAFFRRVNADDCLYMLATTLQLFGMAALVIAFITGMYTTLAHSVALAIAVCVIGCISFLVYGVMLCLSFDWRALRPLFE